One stretch of Rana temporaria chromosome 10, aRanTem1.1, whole genome shotgun sequence DNA includes these proteins:
- the C10H19orf85 gene encoding uncharacterized protein C19orf85 homolog, whose protein sequence is MHHRSAPFALNLYPHPELGYYEGGRDLFTFVTVASSHIMRTLQRPKKSRPTKRKVNHRRFLQNQICRKYAIIEAATHQLATSIFSQEAAVEAPTNKNMDSKASKKSSDSPTETRKDRALPNVLNISTNLSKLPEVCLGDSTFLGVAEAYRVPDANSKVGVTMDTLAYVSDEVGTVESLFDDIITEDDIIASSYSICHPRPPSLQQGPEKDEELERYLETGLIYYDNHISSWLPESLSRAVHQLPFLQRTPSTIEYKDESAHDYLLDNLSDVQTGLDDNILDNREICFASNQGYQNDNQYGEDCFADESDWSVLLTKQGTNKWITSPESLILGKMLEPKGRQHNENKVVDSSVSCAGAMEHNMYQELCLCPQENENCMCSFW, encoded by the exons ATGCATCACAGAAGTGCACCGTTTGCACTCAACCTTTACCCGCACCCCGAACTTGGGTACTACGAAGGCGGCCGTGATCTTTTTACCTTTGTGACAGTGGCTTCTTCTCATATTATGCGCACGCTACAGAGACCAAAAAAAAGTCGGCCCACTAAAAGGAAAGTAAATCACCGCCGATTCCTACAAAACCAGATATGCAG GAAATACGCCATCATAGAAGCTGCCACACATCAACTTGCAACTTCAATTTTCTCGCAGGAAGCCGCAGTAGAAGCACCAACAAATAAAAATATGGATTCTAAGGCTTCCAAAAAAAGCAGTGACTCACCCACAGAGACTCGGAAAGACAGAGCGCTACCAAACGTATTAAATATCTCCACCAACCTCTCCAAGCTCCCTGAAGTATGCCTTGGTGACAGCACCTTTCTAGGTGTGGCAGAAGCGTACCGGGTTCCAGATGCAAATTCCAAAGTAGGCGTAACCATGGACACTTTGGCTTATGTTTCTGATGAGGTTGGCACAGTTGAGAGTCTTTTTGATGATATCATAACTGAAGATGACATCATTGCTTCTTCTTATAGCATATGCCATCCAAGGCCTCCGTCCTTACAGCAGGGTCCAGAAAAGGATGAGGAACTTGAAAGATATTTAGAAACCGGATTAATATATTATGACAACCACATATCCTCTTGGCTTCCAGAGTCTTTAAGTAGAGCTGTCCATCAGTTACCTTTCCTTCAAAGGACACCCAGTACCATAGAGTACAAAGATGAAAGTGCACATGATTACCTGTTGGACAATTTGAGTGATGTACAGACTGGGCTCGATGATAATATATTGGACAACAGGGAAATATGCTTTGCTAGCAACCAAGGATATCAGAATGATAACCAATATGGTGAAGATTGTTTTGCAGACGAGTCGGATTGGTCAGTCCTTCTAACAAAGCAAGGAACAAACAAATGGATTACCTCACCAGAAAGCCTCATTTTAGGTAAAATGCTGGAACCAAAAGGGAGACAACACAATGAAAATAAGGTTGTAGACTCAAGTGTATCATGCGCAGGTGCAATGGAGCACAATATGTACCAAGAACTTTGCTTATGTCCTCAGGAAAATGAAAATTGTATGTGTAGTTTTTGGTGA